One Polaribacter sp. SA4-12 genomic window carries:
- a CDS encoding SusC/RagA family TonB-linked outer membrane protein, whose translation MKTKFNGILTLLLALVVQISFAQDKTVSGTVTEDSGPLPGVSILVKGTNRGTETDFDGKYSIKAKNGDVLVFRYLGFSKVEKTVGASNTINVNLQVDENNVLDEVIVVGYGTSTKQSFTGTAKVVSSENLQAKSVSNVSQALAGEIAGVTVVNTSGQPGKAATVRIRGFGTINGNSSPLYIVDGVPYGGIVDVNDTADSDLDVLSNINPSDIESTTVLKDATATSIYGSRGANGVIVITTKKGKSGVTNITAEVKTGVNMRLLPTYDVITSQEEYIGLAWEGMRNTGDFLGVADSNVYANDNLFSVSGISPDYNMWNAATVSDLIDPATGKVRAGVTRKYNPENWNDYGFQSSIRTEANLTMSGGNDKTTYFSSFGYLNDKGYVINSDFKRYSTRLNVTHKPTKWLEANANIDYSYTNQTQNGQSSDSGSIFWFTDNIPSIYPLFLRDATGNIVADPFYGGNQYDYGQNRGFGGLTNAIADANYDLDQNNRHSINGNFSFKVSITDDLTFTAKYGANFYTLNDDNINNPFYGSAQGNGGSLFKEQRQALTQNFLQIFNYNKSFGDHNISALAAHETNQWKRERTYISKNTVVNLVNGLHNPSNYINLGSNPSGYLEETALESYFAQVNYNYLSKYFLSGTIRRDGSSRFATEKWGTFWSAGASWIISKEDFFSDIEFVNNLKLKASFGIQGDQAGASFYSGQNAYDIDNLDGDISLIVRARENAGLTWETSKMYQVGAEFRLFDNIIDGSVDYYVKDTDDLIFSVRVPISTGDAIDTTNDGAIVNRGLEFDFTGHIINKENFKLDLSVNGEVLDNEITQMPFDVPADRNKIIDVLGNFGRAEGHSRYDYYMPVWAGVNAANGDPLWETNYVDANANGAFDSGEQIADLYEYAILNPDAEIKQSVTNTYAEATNKYVGKSAIPKIRGAFRVSAKVFDFDISTQFAYSLGGYGYDGNYASVLGNDNAGGNNYHVDINSRWQNPGDITNIPRIYSNQNVTVNNQSTRFLTKSDYLALNNVRIGYSIPSKFLSNTGMSGVNFWLSGDNLFLLSTRKGFNPATSLTGSSSRYQYSSLSTFTLGVRVKL comes from the coding sequence ATGAAGACAAAGTTTAATGGAATTTTAACGCTTTTACTAGCGTTGGTCGTGCAAATCTCTTTCGCACAAGATAAGACTGTTTCAGGTACTGTTACCGAAGACTCAGGTCCTTTACCAGGAGTTAGCATTTTGGTAAAAGGTACAAATAGAGGTACAGAGACAGATTTTGATGGAAAATATTCTATAAAAGCAAAAAACGGTGACGTTTTAGTTTTTAGATATTTAGGATTTTCTAAAGTAGAAAAAACTGTAGGAGCATCTAATACAATAAATGTAAACTTACAAGTAGATGAAAACAATGTTTTAGATGAAGTTATTGTAGTTGGTTACGGTACAAGTACAAAACAATCATTTACAGGTACAGCAAAGGTTGTTAGTTCTGAAAACTTACAAGCTAAATCTGTTTCTAATGTTTCTCAAGCATTAGCAGGTGAGATTGCTGGTGTAACTGTAGTTAATACATCTGGACAACCAGGTAAGGCTGCAACAGTAAGAATTAGAGGTTTTGGTACTATTAATGGTAACAGTAGCCCTCTTTATATTGTTGATGGAGTTCCTTATGGAGGTATCGTAGATGTAAATGATACTGCTGATTCAGATCTTGATGTTTTAAGTAACATTAATCCATCTGATATTGAATCTACAACTGTTTTAAAAGATGCAACTGCAACTTCTATTTATGGTTCTAGAGGAGCAAATGGAGTTATTGTTATTACTACTAAAAAAGGTAAATCTGGTGTTACAAATATTACTGCAGAAGTTAAAACTGGTGTAAACATGAGACTTTTACCTACTTATGACGTAATTACTTCACAAGAAGAGTACATCGGATTAGCATGGGAAGGAATGAGAAATACAGGAGACTTTTTAGGCGTTGCTGACTCAAATGTATATGCAAATGACAATTTATTCTCTGTTTCTGGTATTAGTCCAGACTATAATATGTGGAACGCAGCAACTGTTAGTGATTTGATTGACCCAGCAACAGGTAAAGTTAGAGCTGGTGTAACAAGAAAGTACAATCCAGAAAACTGGAATGATTATGGTTTTCAATCTTCAATCAGAACAGAAGCTAATTTAACAATGAGTGGTGGTAATGATAAAACAACTTACTTCTCTTCTTTCGGGTACTTAAATGACAAAGGGTATGTAATAAACTCTGATTTTAAACGTTACTCTACAAGATTAAACGTTACTCACAAACCAACAAAATGGTTAGAAGCAAACGCTAATATTGATTATTCTTATACAAATCAAACACAAAACGGTCAATCTTCAGATTCAGGAAGTATTTTTTGGTTTACGGATAACATTCCTTCTATTTACCCATTATTCTTACGTGATGCAACAGGTAATATTGTAGCAGATCCATTTTATGGTGGTAATCAATATGATTATGGTCAAAACAGAGGTTTTGGTGGGTTAACAAATGCAATTGCAGATGCTAATTATGATTTAGATCAAAACAATCGTCATTCTATAAATGGTAACTTTTCTTTTAAAGTTAGTATAACTGATGACCTAACATTTACAGCTAAGTATGGTGCAAACTTCTATACTTTAAATGATGATAATATAAACAATCCTTTCTATGGATCAGCTCAAGGTAATGGTGGTAGTTTATTTAAAGAACAAAGACAAGCTTTAACTCAAAACTTTTTACAAATTTTTAACTACAATAAAAGTTTTGGAGACCATAACATTTCTGCTTTAGCAGCACATGAAACAAATCAATGGAAAAGAGAACGTACTTATATTAGCAAGAATACTGTAGTAAACTTAGTTAATGGTTTACACAACCCTTCTAATTATATTAATCTTGGTAGTAATCCTTCAGGTTATTTAGAAGAAACTGCTTTAGAAAGTTACTTTGCTCAAGTTAATTACAACTATTTAAGTAAATACTTCCTTTCTGGTACTATTAGAAGAGATGGTAGTTCTAGATTTGCTACAGAGAAATGGGGAACATTCTGGTCTGCAGGTGCGTCATGGATTATTAGTAAAGAAGACTTTTTTAGTGATATTGAATTTGTGAATAACTTAAAATTGAAAGCAAGTTTTGGTATTCAAGGAGATCAAGCAGGAGCTAGTTTTTACTCAGGTCAAAATGCTTATGATATTGATAACTTAGATGGAGATATTTCTTTAATTGTAAGAGCTAGAGAAAATGCTGGTTTAACATGGGAAACAAGTAAAATGTATCAAGTAGGTGCAGAGTTTAGATTATTTGATAACATCATTGATGGTTCTGTAGATTACTATGTTAAAGATACTGACGATTTAATATTTAGTGTACGTGTACCTATTTCAACAGGTGATGCTATTGACACAACAAATGATGGTGCTATTGTAAATAGAGGTTTAGAATTTGATTTTACTGGGCACATTATTAATAAAGAGAATTTTAAATTAGACTTATCTGTTAATGGTGAAGTATTAGATAATGAGATTACACAAATGCCATTTGATGTACCTGCTGACAGAAATAAAATTATTGATGTTCTTGGAAACTTTGGTAGAGCTGAAGGACATAGTAGATATGATTACTACATGCCTGTATGGGCTGGTGTAAACGCTGCAAATGGAGATCCTTTATGGGAAACTAATTATGTAGATGCAAATGCAAACGGAGCATTTGATTCTGGTGAACAAATAGCTGATTTATATGAATATGCTATTTTAAATCCAGATGCTGAAATTAAGCAATCTGTAACTAATACATATGCAGAAGCTACAAATAAATATGTAGGTAAATCTGCAATACCAAAAATTAGAGGTGCATTTAGAGTATCTGCAAAAGTATTTGATTTTGACATAAGCACACAATTTGCTTATAGTTTAGGAGGATATGGATATGATGGAAACTATGCTAGTGTTTTAGGTAACGATAATGCAGGTGGAAACAACTACCATGTAGATATTAACAGTAGATGGCAAAATCCAGGAGATATTACAAATATCCCTAGAATATATAGTAATCAAAATGTTACTGTTAATAACCAATCAACACGTTTTTTAACAAAATCTGATTATTTAGCATTAAATAATGTAAGGATTGGATATTCTATACCGTCTAAGTTTTTAAGTAACACTGGTATGTCAGGTGTAAACTTCTGGTTATCGGGTGATAATTTATTTTTATTGAGTACTAGAAAAGGGTTTAATCCAGCAACATCATTAACTGGATCTTCTTCTAGATACCAATACAGTTCATTATCTACATTTACACTTGGTGTTAGAGTAAAATTATAA